Genomic DNA from bacterium:
TTGTATACGGACGCGTACTTCATCAGATTCGCGCTCGCGGTCGTGATCTTGTGGTCCACCACGGTGATGACGAGCGCGGTCCCGAGGCTCCCCCCCAACTGGAACATGAGGGTGAACATTCCCGCGGCGCTTTGCATCTGGCGGCGCGGGATCGTCGAGAGCGTCGTCGTCGCCAGGGACACGAACATAAGCGCGAAGCCGGTGCCCTGGATCAGCAGGGGCACCAGCAGCTGCACCGGGCCGCTGTCGAGCGTAAACCGCGCCATCATCAGACCCGAGATCCCGGCCAGCGCCAGGCCGGAAGGAAGCATGACGTACACGCCGAGCCGATTGTACAACGCGCCGGCCACGGGCATCATGAGGACCATCACCGCGGACCGGGGCATCAGGGTGAGGCCCGCCTGGGTGGCATCGTAGCCCAACAGGTTCTGGACGAAGAGCGGCAGCAGGATGAGCCCGCCGAACAGCGCCAGGCCCATCACGCCGCCGATGAACGCGCCGGACGCGAACGACAGGTTTCGAAAGATGCGGAGATCGACCGCGGGCTCGCCCGCCCGGAGCTCCCAGACGATAAAGGCCGCGAGCGCCAGGATGCTGAGGAGCGCGACGCCCGCGATGAACGAGCTCTGGAACCAGCCGTCCGTTTCGCCCTCTTCGAGCAGAACCTGGAGCGCGGCGAGTCCCACCGCCATGAGCACGATGCCGGCGCCGTCGATCCGCCGCAGCCCCCGGCGTGTCATGTACGGCGGATCTACGATGAACTGCGCCCCCATCAACAGCGCGGCGATGCCGATCGGCAGGTTGACGAAGAAGATCCAGGGCCAGGAGTAGTTGTCGGTGAGCCAGCCGCCGAGGGTCGGGCCGATCGCGGGGCCGAGCAGCAGGATCATGCCGAAGATGCCCTGCGCCTGTGCCTGCTCCTCGGGGGGGAAGGTCTCCCGCATGATGGCCTGCGCGCTGGGCGCGAGGACGCCGCCGCCGACGCCCTGCAGCACCCGGAACGCGATGAGCTGTCCGAGGGTGCGCGACAGACCGCACAGCATGGACGCCCCGGTGAAGGCCGCGATCGCCGTCAGGAACATCCGCCGGCGGCCGAGCACCGAACCGAGCCACGCCGTGAGCGGCATGACGATGACGAGCGCGA
This window encodes:
- a CDS encoding DHA2 family efflux MFS transporter permease subunit, whose amino-acid sequence is MAAEAVLAAPAERRAPSNKWLVTIAVLLGAMMGAIDSSVVNVALARIQASYGVTTQEVTWVSTSYLIALVIVMPLTAWLGSVLGRRRMFLTAIAAFTGASMLCGLSRTLGQLIAFRVLQGVGGGVLAPSAQAIMRETFPPEEQAQAQGIFGMILLLGPAIGPTLGGWLTDNYSWPWIFFVNLPIGIAALLMGAQFIVDPPYMTRRGLRRIDGAGIVLMAVGLAALQVLLEEGETDGWFQSSFIAGVALLSILALAAFIVWELRAGEPAVDLRIFRNLSFASGAFIGGVMGLALFGGLILLPLFVQNLLGYDATQAGLTLMPRSAVMVLMMPVAGALYNRLGVYVMLPSGLALAGISGLMMARFTLDSGPVQLLVPLLIQGTGFALMFVSLATTTLSTIPRRQMQSAAGMFTLMFQLGGSLGTALVITVVDHKITTASANLMKYASVYNPAFMQWWRAFELWFIGRGSDPTTAHRQALAALQQAIGRQAAVVAFDYAFGVIAAVFFVCLPLVLLLRRGRAQAEEPAAIG